A region of Natribaculum luteum DNA encodes the following proteins:
- a CDS encoding NUDIX hydrolase, with the protein MSHPHRIAPETPRVQQTLRLPVSKLESLREWATDGTGLAAAARVRDASGRIALVENSWTNGWFLPGGGVEPDERPSDAARREVREETGLDAAIESPLVVLDQTYVSERDGNEQFSARYVIYSASAEGEIPDSSQLGVTDDEISAARWFETLPEDLHDGDLLRPYL; encoded by the coding sequence ATGTCCCACCCCCACCGGATCGCTCCCGAAACCCCACGCGTACAGCAAACGCTTCGACTTCCGGTATCGAAACTCGAGTCCCTTCGGGAGTGGGCGACTGACGGGACGGGACTTGCGGCGGCGGCTCGAGTGCGAGATGCCAGCGGCCGCATCGCGCTCGTCGAGAACAGCTGGACGAACGGGTGGTTCTTACCCGGCGGTGGGGTCGAACCGGACGAACGTCCATCCGACGCCGCTCGACGGGAAGTTCGTGAAGAAACGGGACTGGACGCCGCTATCGAGTCCCCGCTCGTCGTCCTCGACCAGACCTACGTCTCCGAACGCGACGGAAACGAACAGTTTTCGGCACGATACGTGATCTACTCGGCCTCGGCGGAGGGAGAAATACCCGACTCCTCACAGCTGGGGGTGACCGACGACGAAATATCGGCGGCACGGTGGTTCGAGACCCTTCCAGAGGACCTGCACGACGGAGACCTTCTCCGGCCGTATCTGTGA
- the gcvPB gene encoding aminomethyl-transferring glycine dehydrogenase subunit GcvPB: MTGDRTRYDQARWTDDGQYEPLLSEKDRTRVQIDEDDSPLPDDLTRDSLELPELSEPELARHYTRLSQMTYGIDSGPYPLGSCTMKYNPKFTEDVAALPSGAVHPDRSERSLQGTLELCYRLQDYLGRIGGMDAVTLQPPAGAAGEFTGIRVAAAYHEHNGEDHRNEVIVPESAHGTNFATAALAGYDVISLPSDEGGRVDLEALEAALSENTAALMLTNPNTLGLFERDIVEIAEMVHDVGGLLYYDGANLNALLGRARPGDMGFDVMHYNVHKTFATPHGGGGPGAGPVGVVDDLAPFLPAPRVRKTATEYELFEPEHTIGHVHGFQGNWLVLVKTFAYIARLGDEGLTDASAKAVLNANYLASQIEYDVPYEPFHHEFVASAGDQDAADVAKRMLDYGVHPPTTKWPEIVPEALMTEPTEVESKETLDQLAAAFNAVAGEDDETLETAPERSSARRIDQTSAARNPRLSWQALEEE, translated from the coding sequence ATGACGGGCGATCGAACGCGATACGACCAGGCGCGCTGGACGGACGACGGGCAGTACGAACCGCTCCTGTCGGAGAAAGACCGGACCCGCGTCCAGATCGACGAAGACGACTCGCCGCTTCCCGACGATCTCACGCGCGACTCCCTCGAGTTACCCGAACTCTCGGAGCCAGAGCTCGCTCGCCACTACACCCGGCTCTCCCAGATGACCTACGGAATCGACAGCGGGCCGTATCCGCTCGGGTCGTGTACGATGAAGTACAACCCGAAGTTCACCGAGGACGTCGCGGCCCTGCCGTCAGGGGCGGTCCACCCCGACCGCTCCGAACGATCGCTCCAGGGCACCCTCGAGCTCTGCTACCGGCTGCAGGACTACCTCGGCCGAATCGGCGGGATGGACGCCGTGACGCTTCAGCCGCCCGCCGGTGCCGCGGGCGAGTTCACCGGGATCCGTGTCGCGGCGGCCTATCACGAACACAACGGGGAGGACCACCGAAACGAGGTGATCGTTCCCGAGAGCGCCCACGGGACGAACTTCGCGACGGCCGCCCTGGCCGGCTACGACGTCATCTCGTTGCCCAGCGACGAGGGCGGTCGGGTCGACCTCGAGGCGCTCGAGGCCGCCCTCTCCGAAAATACGGCGGCACTCATGCTAACCAACCCCAACACGCTGGGGCTGTTCGAGCGCGACATCGTCGAGATCGCCGAGATGGTCCACGACGTCGGCGGCCTGCTCTACTACGACGGGGCGAACCTGAACGCCCTGCTCGGGCGGGCCCGCCCCGGCGACATGGGCTTCGACGTGATGCACTACAACGTCCACAAGACGTTCGCGACGCCCCACGGCGGCGGCGGACCCGGAGCGGGGCCGGTCGGCGTCGTCGACGACCTCGCGCCGTTTCTCCCCGCACCGCGCGTCCGGAAGACGGCGACCGAGTACGAACTGTTCGAACCCGAGCACACCATCGGCCACGTCCACGGCTTCCAGGGCAACTGGCTCGTCCTCGTGAAGACGTTCGCCTACATCGCTCGCCTCGGTGACGAGGGGCTGACCGACGCCAGCGCGAAGGCCGTCCTCAACGCGAACTACCTCGCGAGCCAGATCGAGTACGACGTGCCATACGAGCCGTTCCACCACGAGTTCGTCGCCAGCGCCGGCGACCAGGACGCCGCCGACGTCGCCAAACGGATGCTCGACTACGGCGTCCACCCGCCGACGACGAAGTGGCCCGAGATCGTCCCCGAGGCGCTGATGACCGAACCCACGGAAGTCGAGAGCAAAGAGACGCTCGACCAGCTCGCCGCGGCGTTCAACGCCGTCGCAGGCGAGGACGACGAGACGCTCGAGACCGCGCCGGAACGGTCCTCTGCCCGCCGGATCGACCAGACCAGCGCCGCGCGCAACCCCCGGCTGTCCTGGCAGGCACTCGAGGAGGAGTGA
- the gcvPA gene encoding aminomethyl-transferring glycine dehydrogenase subunit GcvPA, whose translation MHGSHTTGSPYAPHTDDDTAAMLEAVDVDSVDDLFDIPGDVRFDGEFGIDARTEAETRELVEGILEKNEDLTELLGRGHYGYYVPSLVDHLSDRAEFLTSYTQYQPEASQGFLQALFEYQSLLVELTGLEVANCSMYDAATALGEAATLADRVRDTDGHRVLVPDLLLEGRRSTLENYVAGTDLSVETYPTDDATADVDALAGEIDEDVVMVYAENPTVRGAIEENLAAIGKLATDANALFVLGSDPVALSLLQRPADVGADVVVGDASVLGLPTSYGMGLGLFATREQYLRQVPGRLVGASEDATDRRAYTLTLQTREQHIRRERATSNICTNQAWVALRSAMHAAALGPSGLVDLAKRGVTRAEELAARVDDIVGVTAPVHDRRHFREFVAHVDQPARAIADDLENLGYAVHVVGDHEIQLCVTGVSDATVDAFVEDLTEVAR comes from the coding sequence ATGCACGGATCACACACGACGGGGAGTCCATACGCACCCCACACGGACGACGACACCGCGGCGATGCTCGAGGCGGTCGACGTCGACTCGGTCGACGACCTCTTCGACATCCCGGGGGACGTACGGTTCGACGGCGAGTTCGGTATCGACGCCAGAACCGAAGCAGAGACGCGCGAGCTGGTCGAGGGAATCCTCGAGAAGAACGAGGACCTGACCGAACTGCTCGGACGCGGCCACTACGGCTACTACGTACCGTCGCTGGTCGATCACCTCTCTGATCGCGCCGAGTTTCTCACCTCCTACACCCAGTACCAGCCGGAGGCCTCGCAGGGCTTCCTGCAGGCGCTTTTCGAGTATCAGTCGCTGCTGGTCGAACTGACCGGCCTCGAGGTCGCAAACTGCTCGATGTACGACGCGGCAACCGCCCTCGGCGAGGCGGCGACGCTCGCAGATAGGGTTCGCGACACGGACGGCCACCGGGTGCTCGTTCCCGACCTCCTGCTCGAGGGGCGACGGAGCACGCTCGAGAACTACGTCGCCGGCACGGACCTCTCGGTCGAGACGTACCCGACCGACGACGCCACCGCCGACGTCGACGCCCTCGCCGGGGAAATCGACGAGGACGTCGTGATGGTCTACGCGGAGAACCCGACCGTCCGCGGCGCGATCGAGGAGAACCTCGCGGCGATCGGCAAACTCGCGACCGACGCGAACGCGCTGTTCGTCCTCGGCTCGGACCCGGTGGCGCTGTCGCTGCTCCAGCGGCCCGCAGACGTCGGCGCGGACGTCGTCGTCGGCGACGCCAGCGTCCTCGGACTGCCGACGAGCTACGGGATGGGGCTCGGACTGTTCGCTACCCGCGAGCAGTACCTCAGGCAGGTTCCCGGCCGACTCGTCGGCGCGAGTGAAGACGCGACCGACCGCCGGGCCTACACGCTGACGCTCCAGACCCGCGAACAGCACATTCGCCGCGAGCGAGCCACGAGTAACATCTGTACGAACCAGGCGTGGGTCGCCCTCCGGTCGGCGATGCACGCCGCGGCGCTAGGTCCGTCGGGACTCGTCGACCTCGCGAAACGTGGGGTGACGAGAGCCGAGGAGCTGGCGGCACGCGTCGACGACATCGTCGGCGTCACCGCGCCGGTCCACGACCGCCGACACTTCCGGGAGTTCGTCGCACACGTCGACCAGCCAGCCCGGGCGATCGCGGACGACCTCGAGAACCTGGGCTACGCGGTTCACGTCGTCGGCGACCACGAGATTCAACTCTGCGTCACCGGCGTCTCCGACGCGACGGTCGATGCGTTCGTCGAGGACCTGACGGAGGTGGCACGATGA
- a CDS encoding AI-2E family transporter: MTDSPEPPRWVVEQPALTALALLSAALALFVALPYLQYVLFGGVLAYILLPAQRRLEEYVRSTIAAFALVVAAVLVILAPLVYVLRVALQQSTQLVSAVQEGNLDLEMVERELAANGYAVDLTAMYESYQGSITTGVERVARGVIDVVGGLPGIAIGLTITLFVCFALLRDADRLLEWLYHVMPIDDEVQQELFARLDRLMQASVVSNVVVAAIQAGMLGAGLFVLGIPAVVLLTVLTFVLTLLPLVGAFGVWLPASIYLVAVSRPVAAVALVAYGLLVTVSDTYLRPALIGQTSAFNSAIVVVGIFGGLIAFGAVGLFVGPVVVGSAKITLDLFARERTERGAGTDSSVADAAARTEPSTDAGAAGSDS, from the coding sequence GTGACAGATTCCCCCGAACCGCCGAGATGGGTCGTCGAGCAGCCAGCCCTGACGGCTCTCGCCTTGCTCAGCGCCGCTCTCGCGCTCTTCGTCGCCTTGCCGTACCTGCAGTACGTCCTCTTCGGTGGCGTCCTCGCGTATATCCTGCTGCCCGCACAGCGACGACTCGAGGAGTACGTCCGGTCGACGATCGCGGCGTTCGCCCTCGTCGTCGCTGCAGTGCTCGTCATCCTCGCCCCACTCGTCTACGTTCTCAGAGTTGCACTCCAGCAGTCGACCCAGCTCGTAAGCGCCGTCCAGGAGGGGAACCTCGATCTCGAGATGGTCGAACGGGAGCTTGCGGCCAACGGCTACGCAGTCGATCTCACAGCCATGTACGAGTCGTATCAGGGTTCGATCACGACCGGCGTCGAGCGAGTCGCGAGAGGTGTGATCGACGTCGTCGGTGGATTGCCGGGGATCGCGATCGGGTTGACCATCACGCTATTCGTCTGCTTCGCACTGTTACGGGACGCCGACCGACTCCTCGAGTGGCTGTACCACGTGATGCCGATCGACGACGAGGTCCAGCAGGAACTGTTCGCGAGACTGGACCGGCTCATGCAGGCGTCGGTCGTCAGCAACGTTGTCGTCGCGGCCATCCAGGCGGGCATGCTCGGTGCCGGACTGTTCGTCCTTGGCATCCCCGCCGTTGTGTTGCTCACCGTCCTGACCTTCGTACTCACCCTCCTCCCGCTCGTCGGCGCGTTCGGCGTCTGGCTCCCCGCATCGATCTACCTGGTCGCGGTCAGCCGCCCCGTCGCTGCGGTGGCGCTCGTCGCCTACGGCCTGCTCGTCACCGTTTCGGACACCTACCTTCGTCCCGCGCTCATCGGCCAGACGAGCGCCTTCAACTCCGCGATCGTCGTCGTCGGCATCTTCGGCGGCCTCATCGCGTTCGGTGCCGTGGGGCTGTTCGTCGGCCCCGTCGTCGTCGGCAGCGCGAAGATCACGCTCGACCTCTTCGCTCGAGAGCGCACCGAACGGGGAGCCGGGACTGACTCGAGTGTCGCGGACGCGGCCGCCAGAACCGAACCATCGACCGACGCGGGTGCCGCCGGGTCAGACTCGTAG
- the hmgB gene encoding hydroxymethylglutaryl-CoA synthase, whose amino-acid sequence MTTVGIEAVEIWTGNLKLDLPGTFAPQKGEDPEKYTKGLGLNASSFPDSYEDIVTMAANAAYRLMDRKGLEPDDVGRIDVATESAFDNSKPVSTYVAGCLEEVFDGDFHHANKGERKFACIAGTQSLDDACNWIRAGRNRGRGALVIATDTALYARGDAGEATQGAGAIAMYITEDPSLVELSIEQGYGSADETDFLKPNQQFPSVDGKRSVQVYLARMREALEDYESVAGDTHPDDFAFIPFHTPFPGMVRKAALLGYRHMTRDTAIEEELAEEIGRQPRAEAFDDDEGFHDALREYMDALKGTDRYQEWYARTIDPTLTISREVGNWYTGSVHVARVSALKHALENGEDVTGEQFIVGSYGSGAQAEIHAETVQDGWKDEIASLNVDEQLEARYELTWEDYEEIHDAHNHEMDVDIEPRTAPDGEFVFDGWGRMGERKYRYVD is encoded by the coding sequence ATGACAACTGTCGGAATCGAGGCCGTCGAAATCTGGACCGGAAATCTCAAACTCGACTTGCCGGGGACGTTCGCACCACAGAAGGGCGAAGATCCGGAGAAGTACACGAAGGGGCTGGGTCTGAACGCGAGTTCGTTTCCCGACAGTTACGAGGACATCGTCACGATGGCGGCGAACGCCGCCTATCGGCTGATGGACCGAAAGGGGCTGGAACCGGACGACGTCGGGCGGATCGACGTCGCGACCGAGAGCGCCTTCGACAACTCGAAACCGGTTTCGACGTACGTCGCAGGCTGTCTCGAGGAGGTGTTCGACGGCGACTTCCACCACGCGAACAAAGGCGAGCGCAAGTTCGCGTGTATCGCAGGGACCCAGAGTCTGGACGACGCGTGTAACTGGATCCGCGCGGGACGAAACCGCGGTCGCGGCGCGCTCGTGATCGCGACCGATACGGCGCTGTACGCTCGCGGCGACGCCGGCGAGGCCACCCAGGGTGCAGGTGCGATCGCGATGTACATTACCGAGGATCCGTCGCTGGTCGAGCTCTCGATCGAGCAGGGCTACGGCTCGGCCGACGAGACGGACTTTCTCAAACCCAACCAGCAGTTCCCGAGCGTCGACGGCAAGCGCTCGGTGCAGGTCTACCTCGCCCGCATGCGCGAGGCACTCGAAGATTACGAGAGCGTCGCTGGCGACACCCACCCCGACGACTTCGCGTTCATCCCGTTCCACACGCCGTTCCCGGGGATGGTTCGGAAGGCCGCGCTACTCGGCTACCGACACATGACCCGTGACACGGCAATCGAGGAGGAACTCGCCGAGGAGATCGGTCGCCAGCCCCGTGCCGAGGCGTTCGACGACGACGAGGGGTTCCACGACGCCCTCCGGGAGTACATGGACGCGCTGAAGGGGACCGATCGGTACCAGGAGTGGTACGCACGGACCATCGACCCCACGCTGACGATTTCCCGCGAGGTCGGCAACTGGTACACCGGCTCGGTCCACGTCGCCCGCGTGAGCGCGTTGAAACACGCCCTCGAGAACGGTGAAGACGTCACGGGCGAGCAGTTCATCGTCGGCTCCTACGGCAGCGGCGCACAGGCCGAGATCCACGCCGAGACGGTCCAGGACGGCTGGAAGGACGAGATCGCTTCGTTGAACGTCGACGAACAGCTCGAGGCCCGGTACGAACTCACGTGGGAGGACTACGAGGAGATCCACGACGCGCACAACCACGAGATGGACGTCGACATCGAACCGCGCACGGCACCCGACGGCGAGTTCGTCTTCGACGGCTGGGGCCGGATGGGCGAGCGAAAGTACCGCTACGTCGACTGA
- a CDS encoding vWA domain-containing protein, translated as MARSPNGLSGRFSDDRAFSPQVGLVLLFVMVFAGATLVALTGMSLIDALEGQATREQADQTLQVVDKELSTMIHSGEEETTIAIDSRYAEDYDIRDGGNLSVVVTNRFGDRCSQNTTLGTLQYDGGEDLIGYQAGGRWQRTGDSSTMLSSPDIRYVERTDGENTVYSLDLTLPSVSGEISGGENIARGTSFDDGAELQSCIQDDDFGYPSNVTLEVEDTPFHEAWYDFLREEFDAEGHDKVVYHEPDNRTVRVEAPLGSDRPFADYVDLEPTIYGGLYVEGASTGNTQFDRELAIDRYDSRYDTYEGSDSKNKTSDFFLIDSDDRVKLQGTGNGNGNGPKADIEGWLVVNDELQVLPGANVTPPLAFADVEKEPSGTPGSSDVHVNEGNVTFDSIAPINDEIEQAHEYLENESAPGTGTVKNGMYYKDGLYKLDGGTINTSDGDVHVAVDGDLNLTDVTVTGDGQAHFYVDEDIDVKDVEVPNDRASALWIYGTDSTGGSVGGEFGGVVYAPGSDDLEIDDGTEVYGAIVGGKYDKIGDGVDVHFDESLRTDIPIEEDIEFKIGGGTRDPIDVTFVLDRSGSMDWNDPDGIRVDATKDFIGLLDNSEYGDKAGVFEFNTGGNQLHELSGDLTSVNQSVVAREDGGTDMSAGMELALDEYDDGDDPDRDRTMILLSDGENDCGWFCDSDELDEQTMDLAQNDANDKNVTIYTVGLGDHVDEDLLEDVADATGGEYHHADNAEELEDIFAEDIGNAIVEDPPEPKVVSVKADGAGDNYAIRVVEQEIEFD; from the coding sequence ATGGCTCGGTCCCCCAATGGACTATCGGGGCGGTTCTCGGACGATCGTGCCTTCTCCCCACAGGTTGGGCTGGTACTCTTGTTCGTCATGGTCTTCGCTGGAGCGACCCTGGTTGCCCTCACCGGGATGTCACTTATCGACGCCCTCGAGGGTCAGGCTACGAGAGAGCAAGCGGACCAGACGTTGCAGGTGGTCGACAAGGAACTGTCGACCATGATTCACAGCGGGGAGGAAGAAACCACGATAGCGATCGACTCCAGATACGCAGAGGACTACGATATCCGCGACGGAGGGAACCTCTCGGTCGTAGTCACGAACCGTTTCGGTGATCGCTGTTCGCAAAACACGACGCTAGGAACGCTTCAGTACGACGGTGGTGAGGATCTGATCGGCTATCAGGCTGGAGGGCGCTGGCAACGAACCGGCGACAGTAGTACGATGCTCTCGTCCCCGGACATACGGTACGTAGAGCGAACGGACGGAGAAAATACGGTCTACTCGCTCGATCTCACACTGCCGAGCGTTAGTGGCGAGATTTCAGGGGGAGAGAACATAGCTCGAGGAACGAGTTTCGACGATGGAGCGGAGCTACAGTCGTGTATACAGGACGACGACTTTGGCTACCCATCGAACGTCACGCTCGAGGTCGAAGACACGCCGTTTCACGAGGCCTGGTACGACTTCCTGCGCGAGGAGTTCGACGCGGAGGGACACGACAAGGTCGTCTACCACGAGCCGGATAATCGAACCGTGCGCGTCGAGGCACCGCTCGGCTCCGACCGGCCGTTCGCCGACTACGTCGACCTCGAGCCGACGATTTACGGCGGACTGTACGTCGAGGGGGCGTCCACGGGGAACACCCAGTTCGACCGAGAACTAGCCATCGACAGGTACGACAGTCGATACGATACCTACGAGGGTTCGGATAGCAAAAACAAGACGAGTGACTTCTTCCTCATCGACAGTGACGACAGAGTCAAACTTCAGGGGACTGGAAACGGGAATGGGAACGGGCCGAAAGCCGACATCGAAGGGTGGCTCGTCGTCAACGACGAATTGCAGGTGTTGCCTGGCGCGAACGTGACGCCGCCGCTCGCGTTTGCAGATGTGGAGAAGGAACCGTCCGGTACTCCAGGATCCAGTGACGTCCACGTCAACGAGGGGAACGTGACCTTCGACTCGATCGCTCCCATCAATGACGAGATCGAGCAAGCCCACGAATATCTCGAGAACGAAAGCGCGCCCGGAACAGGGACGGTCAAGAACGGCATGTACTACAAGGACGGTCTGTACAAACTCGATGGAGGGACGATCAATACGTCGGACGGTGACGTTCATGTTGCCGTCGACGGAGACCTCAATCTCACGGACGTCACCGTCACCGGAGACGGACAGGCCCACTTCTACGTCGACGAGGATATCGACGTCAAGGACGTCGAGGTTCCAAACGACCGCGCCTCTGCACTGTGGATCTACGGTACCGACTCGACTGGCGGGTCGGTTGGCGGGGAGTTCGGCGGCGTCGTGTACGCACCCGGTAGCGACGACCTCGAGATCGACGACGGTACCGAGGTGTACGGTGCGATCGTCGGCGGAAAGTACGACAAGATCGGAGACGGCGTCGACGTCCACTTCGACGAGTCGCTTCGGACCGACATCCCGATCGAGGAGGATATCGAATTCAAGATCGGAGGTGGAACCAGGGATCCGATCGACGTCACGTTCGTCCTCGACCGCTCCGGCTCGATGGACTGGAACGACCCAGACGGTATCCGCGTCGACGCGACCAAGGATTTCATCGGATTACTCGACAACTCCGAGTACGGGGACAAAGCGGGCGTGTTCGAATTCAATACGGGCGGGAACCAGCTTCATGAATTGAGTGGCGACCTGACGTCGGTGAACCAGAGCGTTGTCGCCCGGGAGGATGGCGGAACGGATATGTCCGCCGGAATGGAACTGGCGCTCGACGAGTACGACGACGGGGACGACCCCGACCGCGATCGAACTATGATTCTCCTGAGCGACGGGGAGAACGACTGTGGATGGTTCTGTGACTCCGACGAACTCGACGAACAAACAATGGATCTGGCCCAAAACGACGCCAACGACAAGAATGTCACCATCTACACGGTCGGTCTCGGAGACCACGTCGACGAAGATTTGCTCGAGGACGTGGCTGACGCCACCGGCGGAGAATACCACCACGCCGATAACGCGGAGGAACTCGAGGACATCTTCGCGGAGGATATCGGCAATGCCATCGTCGAGGATCCACCCGAGCCCAAAGTCGTGAGTGTGAAAGCGGATGGGGCCGGCGACAATTACGCGATTCGCGTCGTCGAACAGGAAATCGAGTTCGATTGA
- a CDS encoding DUF2150 family protein: protein MSNPPTEFYSEERWQNWIDRINDEDIDPEDESSARLLLNLQDDTAIAIAKIVAAYDDGELDQEEALEEITDVREIVLDDVDVDDEEKRLLVDGVQTSLVCVFFAAEEYVANGPAEEGSVNDYIGAAADAEAEEDLDAALGYAAQAGTLIVDGEELDMTMAEELEYGLVTEWINGLDSLQSAMSDPEVVEEDE from the coding sequence ATGAGCAATCCCCCGACCGAGTTCTACTCGGAGGAACGCTGGCAGAACTGGATCGACCGCATCAACGACGAAGACATCGATCCGGAAGACGAATCGTCGGCGCGCCTGCTGTTGAACCTGCAGGACGACACCGCGATCGCCATCGCAAAGATCGTCGCCGCCTACGACGACGGCGAACTCGACCAGGAGGAGGCCCTGGAAGAGATCACCGACGTCCGCGAGATCGTCTTGGACGACGTCGACGTCGACGACGAGGAGAAACGCCTGCTCGTCGACGGCGTCCAGACGAGTCTCGTCTGCGTCTTCTTCGCCGCCGAGGAGTACGTCGCGAACGGCCCCGCCGAGGAAGGAAGCGTCAACGACTACATCGGTGCCGCGGCGGACGCCGAGGCCGAAGAGGACCTGGACGCCGCCCTCGGCTACGCGGCCCAGGCGGGCACGCTCATCGTCGACGGCGAGGAACTCGACATGACGATGGCCGAAGAACTCGAATACGGCCTCGTCACCGAGTGGATCAACGGGCTGGACAGCCTCCAGAGCGCGATGAGCGATCCGGAGGTCGTCGAGGAAGACGAATAA
- a CDS encoding TatD family hydrolase, translating to MDANDLGTPVLDDHLHLDPDHGRGLEAVKDFARVGGTHLLVVNKPSWYLGVEADDGEDFRPVFERTIEVVEEASKLLRGRAWAILGVHPGLVSRLVDERGYAPAEAREIMQSGIDVAAEYVDRGEALGLKSGRPHYDVDDDVWAASNDVMRRAFERGADLECAVQLHTEASEDLREVAAWAEDAGLPAHRVVKHYAAGRLEGPTPSVMSEKDRLEVAAERGEPFLMETDFVDDPDRPGAVLGPKTVPRRVSWLLEEGYEEAVRNAHVETPKRVYGIDTEATLA from the coding sequence ATGGACGCAAACGACCTCGGAACGCCGGTGCTCGACGATCACCTCCACCTCGATCCGGACCACGGCCGCGGGCTCGAGGCGGTCAAAGACTTCGCGCGCGTCGGCGGCACGCACCTGCTCGTCGTCAACAAACCCTCCTGGTACCTCGGCGTCGAGGCCGACGACGGCGAGGACTTCCGGCCGGTGTTCGAGCGAACGATCGAGGTCGTCGAGGAAGCTTCGAAACTTCTCAGGGGACGTGCGTGGGCGATTCTCGGCGTCCACCCCGGTCTCGTCTCGCGACTGGTCGACGAGCGCGGCTACGCGCCCGCGGAGGCCCGCGAGATCATGCAGAGTGGGATCGACGTCGCCGCGGAGTACGTCGACCGCGGCGAGGCGCTCGGCCTGAAGTCGGGACGGCCACACTACGACGTCGATGACGACGTCTGGGCCGCCTCGAACGACGTCATGCGCCGCGCCTTCGAACGCGGGGCCGACCTCGAGTGTGCCGTCCAGCTCCACACCGAGGCGAGCGAAGATCTGCGCGAGGTCGCGGCGTGGGCCGAAGACGCGGGACTGCCGGCACACAGGGTCGTCAAACACTACGCCGCCGGCCGCCTCGAGGGGCCGACGCCGAGCGTGATGAGCGAGAAGGACCGCCTCGAGGTGGCGGCCGAGCGCGGCGAGCCGTTCCTGATGGAGACCGACTTCGTCGACGACCCCGACAGACCCGGCGCAGTGCTCGGTCCGAAGACCGTCCCCCGGCGCGTCTCGTGGTTACTCGAGGAGGGGTACGAAGAGGCCGTCCGAAACGCCCACGTCGAGACGCCGAAACGTGTCTACGGAATCGACACCGAGGCGACGCTGGCGTAG
- a CDS encoding NYN domain-containing protein, producing MFDSVRARLCSDDEQTVGLFVDGPNVLRDEFDVDLDDVRQAAMDLGRVGVIRLYLDEHATPGLIQAAEARGFEVVVTSGDVDVKLAVDATAFVTDGTLDTLAIASRDTDFKPAVEHAGAAGVKTVAIAPGSYGRSDALRNAADDAITLDS from the coding sequence ATGTTCGATTCCGTTCGCGCCCGTCTCTGTTCTGACGACGAGCAAACCGTCGGTCTCTTCGTCGACGGGCCGAACGTCCTGCGCGACGAGTTCGACGTCGACCTAGACGACGTCAGGCAGGCCGCGATGGACCTCGGTCGCGTGGGCGTCATCCGGCTCTACCTCGACGAACACGCTACGCCGGGACTGATCCAGGCGGCCGAAGCACGCGGGTTCGAGGTCGTCGTCACGAGCGGTGACGTCGACGTGAAACTGGCCGTCGACGCGACCGCCTTCGTCACCGACGGGACGCTCGACACGCTCGCGATCGCCTCGCGAGACACCGACTTCAAGCCGGCGGTCGAGCACGCGGGCGCCGCCGGGGTGAAGACGGTCGCGATCGCGCCCGGCTCGTACGGCCGCTCCGACGCCCTCCGGAACGCCGCCGACGACGCGATCACGCTCGATTCCTGA